A window of the Euwallacea fornicatus isolate EFF26 chromosome 15, ASM4011564v1, whole genome shotgun sequence genome harbors these coding sequences:
- the LOC136343600 gene encoding solute carrier family 35 member F3 isoform X3, with product MTRDNDIHTIFNPRASNRTRTPSVLITDEGVANVGPSFGHSDSVGSQPDSVEPLSPATPQGTVNGTANGTTVPPVGFRGKIKSCSASFCSRSARKIYFGIWVTICVTASWVGATHSIKYLYLRRPKDEDYDDPILVPHDTTDLNMTVVQTKYTVAYQAPFFTTWFVTNWTMLFFPLYFISRLSSKRCESMSDILTESIRDFRDKGFTAVRFMTRCSLFCLLWVGTNYMYILSLKILLATDVMALFATNVSIVYLLSWVILHEQFVGIRIMAVIICDTGVALLAYMDGITGSPTLGGVVLATSAAAGSGVYKVLFKKVIGDATYGQVALFFSLIGMLNAALLWPLSLGLFLTGVETLHWDKLPWPTLLSASCLSLVANLLGNFSVALTYDLFITLGLITAVPVSAALDVVLYGAQFEGMKLAGIILIGVGFFLVMFPDNWPDYITRLLRSIIMLTHSARPSFSKRGALPVTSFSNEERQGREVTSVTIRH from the exons ATGACCAGGGATAACGACATTCACACCATCTTCAATCCTAGAGCCTCCAATCGAACTCGCACCCCTAGCGTTTTGATTACAGATGAAGGGGTGGCTAATG TAGGTCCATCTTTTGGTCATTCCGACTCGGTGGGTAGTCAACCAGATTCAGTTGAACCATTATCACCTGCCACACCCCAAGGGACAGTCAATGGTACTGCCAATGGAACCACTGTTCCTCCAGTGGGATTTAGggggaaaataaaaagttgctCCGCGTCGTTTTGTTCCAGGTCTGCCAGAAAG aTATATTTCGGAATATGGGTCACTATATGTGTGACTGCATCCTGGGTTGGCGCCACCCATAGCatcaaatatttgtatttaagaCGCCCAAAGGACGAAGATTACGACGATCCCATTTTAGTGCCTCATGACACCACTGATTTGAATATGACTGTAGTTCAaaccaaatat ACGGTCGCATATCAGGCTCCGTTCTTCACCACCTGGTTCGTGACTAATTGGACAATGCTCTTTTTTCCCTTATATTTTATAAGTAGATTGAGTAGCAAGAGATGCGAGTCCATGTCCGACATTCTCACTGAAAGTATTAGGGATTTTCGGGATAAAGGATTCACTGCAG TCAGATTCATGACAAGATGCAGTTTGTTCTGCCTACTCTGGGTGGGCACTAATTACATGTACATTCTTTCCTTGAAAATCCTGCTGGCCACTGATGTTATGGCTTTATTTGCGACCAACGTCTCTATTGTCTACCTCCTAAGTTGGGTTATTTTGCACGAGCAATTTGTTGGTATTCGC ATTATGGCTGTGATAATATGTGACACTGGGGTAGCTCTACTGGCCTACATGGATGGTATCACTGGTAGTCCCACTCTTGGAGGGGTAGTGTTAGCCACTTCTGCTGCCGCAGGTTCAGGGGTGTATAAAGTGCTTTTTAAAAAg GTGATAGGAGACGCCACGTACGGCCAAGTAGCTCTATTCTTCTCACTCATAGGAATGTTGAATGCAGCTTTATTATGGCCGCTCAGCTTAGGATTGTTTCTAACAGGGGTGGAAACCCTCCATTGGGACAAATTGCCTTGGCCGACGTTATTGAGTGCCAGTTGCCTGTCTTTAG TTGCCAATTTACTGGGAAACTTCAGCGTCGCCCTGACTTACGATCTCTTTATTACTTTGGGCTTAATCACGGCAGTTCCAGTCTCCGCAG CCCTGGATGTGGTTTTATATGGGGCTCAGTTCGAGGGAATGAAACTGGCAGGGATTATTCTAATAGGGGTGGGATTTTTCCTCGTAATGTTCCCGGATAATTGGCCTGATTACATCACGCGTTTATTGAG AAGTATCATCATGTTAACACACAGTGCGAG ACCATCTTTCTCCAAGCGAGGGGCTCTACCAGTCACCAGCTTCTCCAATGAGGAGCGACAAGGCCGAGAAGTCACTTCTGTCACAATCAGACACTAG
- the LOC136343602 gene encoding transmembrane cell adhesion receptor mua-3-like isoform X2 — protein sequence MALLMVILGKRVPTLSSTSTSEAKTSDQIDIIEDMPDKGELPLWYKHAIKEIAYYLRAHKFNEYDRRYNRAEEQAERTNYQQFPKPPLRSLHWEVLKYCDLSFIICVDYLWKKLRKVALRRQDDTAVVAQENQWSLDSAQVKQVEEECQKLRKIEDAIADPFEGPLERFQWRSTASFFMCWHTMNEIPHLSYLDEFCDNFAVCLGNSTAASNGDQRGNNQVPFACAQYSFCPDPCCPYKHLSKGESCWDKEKNPCLQENPAGQRECGFHRVENRDFSDMILNRWNITCKCQEKGYIWSSIYGICVDLDECSESKLHTCHGEGQACLNMPGSYSCVCKWGFFHDKTQDKCIVSESISKIKLTSKEISTNKTSKWKAFMRAILSVIGRSSKEGQT from the exons ATGGCCCTCCTCATGGTTATCCTCGGAAAGCGCGTTCCAACGTTGAGCAGCACCTCAACAAGTGAGGCCAAAACGAGTGATCAAATCGACATCATCGAGGACATGCCAGACAAGGGCGAGCTTCCCTTATGGTACAAGCACGCCATTAAGGAAATTGCATATTACTTAAGGGCTCATAAGTTTAATGAATACGATAGACGCTACAATAGGGCTGAGGAACAGGCAGAGAG GACTAATTACCAGCAATTCCCCAAACCGCCATTGAGATCCTTGCATTGGGAGGTGCTCAAGTACTGCGACCTGTCTTTTATTATCTGCGTGGATTATTTGTGGAAGAAGCTGAGGAAGGTTGCCTTAAGAAGGCAGGACGATACTGCAGTAGTCGCCCAGGAAAACCAGTGGTCATTGGACTCGGCTCAGGTGAAGCAGGTAGAAGAAGAATGTCAGAAACTGAGAAAAATTGAGGATGCCATTGCCGATCCCTTTGAAG GGCCTTTGGAGAGGTTCCAATGGAGATCCACGGCTAGTTTCTTCATGTGTTGGCACACCATGAACGAAATTCCTCATTTGAGTTATTTAGACGAGTTTTGCGACAATTTCGCCGTTTGTCTAGGAAACAGCACTGCAGCCAGCAATGGAGATCAGCGGGGAAATAACCAAGTGCCCTTTGCGTGTGCGCAGTACAG TTTTTGTCCCGACCCCTGCTGCCCTTACAAACATCTCTCGAAAGGGGAATCTTGTTGGGACAAAGAGAAAAATCCCTGCTTGCAGGAGAATCCTGCAGGCCAGCGGGAGTGCGGCTTTCATAGAGTGGAAAATCGGGATTTTAG TGACATGATATTGAATCGATGGAATATAACATGTAAATGCCAAGAAAAGGGTTACATTTGGAGTTCTATTTATGGAATCTGCGTTGATTTAGACGAGTGCTCCGAGTCGAAACTTCACACTTGCCATGGAGAAGGGCAGGCTTGCTTAAACATGCCTGGGAGCTATAG CTGTGTTTGCAAGTGGGGTTTCTTCCACGATAAGACTCAAGATAAATGTATTGTAAGCGAATCTATATCGAAGATTAAGCTCACCAGCAAGGAGATATCAACGAATAAAACAAGTAAATGGAAGGCTTTCATGAGGGCAATTCTGAGCGTAATTGGAAGGTCTTCAAAGGAAGGCCAGACCTGA
- the LOC136343602 gene encoding uncharacterized protein isoform X1 — protein MALLMVILGKRVPTLSSTSTSEAKTSDQIDIIEDMPDKGELPLWYKHAIKEIAYYLRAHKFNEYDRRYNRAEEQAERTNYQQFPKPPLRSLHWEVLKYCDLSFIICVDYLWKKLRKVALRRQDDTAVVAQENQWSLDSAQVKQVEEECQKLRKIEDAIADPFEGCRSDAPQRNYTKILGPLERFQWRSTASFFMCWHTMNEIPHLSYLDEFCDNFAVCLGNSTAASNGDQRGNNQVPFACAQYSFCPDPCCPYKHLSKGESCWDKEKNPCLQENPAGQRECGFHRVENRDFSDMILNRWNITCKCQEKGYIWSSIYGICVDLDECSESKLHTCHGEGQACLNMPGSYSCVCKWGFFHDKTQDKCIVSESISKIKLTSKEISTNKTSKWKAFMRAILSVIGRSSKEGQT, from the exons ATGGCCCTCCTCATGGTTATCCTCGGAAAGCGCGTTCCAACGTTGAGCAGCACCTCAACAAGTGAGGCCAAAACGAGTGATCAAATCGACATCATCGAGGACATGCCAGACAAGGGCGAGCTTCCCTTATGGTACAAGCACGCCATTAAGGAAATTGCATATTACTTAAGGGCTCATAAGTTTAATGAATACGATAGACGCTACAATAGGGCTGAGGAACAGGCAGAGAG GACTAATTACCAGCAATTCCCCAAACCGCCATTGAGATCCTTGCATTGGGAGGTGCTCAAGTACTGCGACCTGTCTTTTATTATCTGCGTGGATTATTTGTGGAAGAAGCTGAGGAAGGTTGCCTTAAGAAGGCAGGACGATACTGCAGTAGTCGCCCAGGAAAACCAGTGGTCATTGGACTCGGCTCAGGTGAAGCAGGTAGAAGAAGAATGTCAGAAACTGAGAAAAATTGAGGATGCCATTGCCGATCCCTTTGAAGGTTGTCGCTCAGATGCTCCTCAAAGGAACTACACTAAAATTTTAGGGCCTTTGGAGAGGTTCCAATGGAGATCCACGGCTAGTTTCTTCATGTGTTGGCACACCATGAACGAAATTCCTCATTTGAGTTATTTAGACGAGTTTTGCGACAATTTCGCCGTTTGTCTAGGAAACAGCACTGCAGCCAGCAATGGAGATCAGCGGGGAAATAACCAAGTGCCCTTTGCGTGTGCGCAGTACAG TTTTTGTCCCGACCCCTGCTGCCCTTACAAACATCTCTCGAAAGGGGAATCTTGTTGGGACAAAGAGAAAAATCCCTGCTTGCAGGAGAATCCTGCAGGCCAGCGGGAGTGCGGCTTTCATAGAGTGGAAAATCGGGATTTTAG TGACATGATATTGAATCGATGGAATATAACATGTAAATGCCAAGAAAAGGGTTACATTTGGAGTTCTATTTATGGAATCTGCGTTGATTTAGACGAGTGCTCCGAGTCGAAACTTCACACTTGCCATGGAGAAGGGCAGGCTTGCTTAAACATGCCTGGGAGCTATAG CTGTGTTTGCAAGTGGGGTTTCTTCCACGATAAGACTCAAGATAAATGTATTGTAAGCGAATCTATATCGAAGATTAAGCTCACCAGCAAGGAGATATCAACGAATAAAACAAGTAAATGGAAGGCTTTCATGAGGGCAATTCTGAGCGTAATTGGAAGGTCTTCAAAGGAAGGCCAGACCTGA
- the LOC136343600 gene encoding solute carrier family 35 member F3 isoform X1: MTRDNDIHTIFNPRASNRTRTPSVLITDEGVANVGPSFGHSDSVGSQPDSVEPLSPATPQGTVNGTANGTTVPPVGFRGKIKSCSASFCSRSARKIYFGIWVTICVTASWVGATHSIKYLYLRRPKDEDYDDPILVPHDTTDLNMTVVQTKYTVAYQAPFFTTWFVTNWTMLFFPLYFISRLSSKRCESMSDILTESIRDFRDKGFTAVRFMTRCSLFCLLWVGTNYMYILSLKILLATDVMALFATNVSIVYLLSWVILHEQFVGIRIMAVIICDTGVALLAYMDGITGSPTLGGVVLATSAAAGSGVYKVLFKKVIGDATYGQVALFFSLIGMLNAALLWPLSLGLFLTGVETLHWDKLPWPTLLSASCLSLVANLLGNFSVALTYDLFITLGLITAVPVSAALDVVLYGAQFEGMKLAGIILIGVGFFLVMFPDNWPDYITRLLRSIIMLTHSARWTRRNRHGTLGGIHRREVIDYRTGYIRSHLRSPSGRVR; the protein is encoded by the exons ATGACCAGGGATAACGACATTCACACCATCTTCAATCCTAGAGCCTCCAATCGAACTCGCACCCCTAGCGTTTTGATTACAGATGAAGGGGTGGCTAATG TAGGTCCATCTTTTGGTCATTCCGACTCGGTGGGTAGTCAACCAGATTCAGTTGAACCATTATCACCTGCCACACCCCAAGGGACAGTCAATGGTACTGCCAATGGAACCACTGTTCCTCCAGTGGGATTTAGggggaaaataaaaagttgctCCGCGTCGTTTTGTTCCAGGTCTGCCAGAAAG aTATATTTCGGAATATGGGTCACTATATGTGTGACTGCATCCTGGGTTGGCGCCACCCATAGCatcaaatatttgtatttaagaCGCCCAAAGGACGAAGATTACGACGATCCCATTTTAGTGCCTCATGACACCACTGATTTGAATATGACTGTAGTTCAaaccaaatat ACGGTCGCATATCAGGCTCCGTTCTTCACCACCTGGTTCGTGACTAATTGGACAATGCTCTTTTTTCCCTTATATTTTATAAGTAGATTGAGTAGCAAGAGATGCGAGTCCATGTCCGACATTCTCACTGAAAGTATTAGGGATTTTCGGGATAAAGGATTCACTGCAG TCAGATTCATGACAAGATGCAGTTTGTTCTGCCTACTCTGGGTGGGCACTAATTACATGTACATTCTTTCCTTGAAAATCCTGCTGGCCACTGATGTTATGGCTTTATTTGCGACCAACGTCTCTATTGTCTACCTCCTAAGTTGGGTTATTTTGCACGAGCAATTTGTTGGTATTCGC ATTATGGCTGTGATAATATGTGACACTGGGGTAGCTCTACTGGCCTACATGGATGGTATCACTGGTAGTCCCACTCTTGGAGGGGTAGTGTTAGCCACTTCTGCTGCCGCAGGTTCAGGGGTGTATAAAGTGCTTTTTAAAAAg GTGATAGGAGACGCCACGTACGGCCAAGTAGCTCTATTCTTCTCACTCATAGGAATGTTGAATGCAGCTTTATTATGGCCGCTCAGCTTAGGATTGTTTCTAACAGGGGTGGAAACCCTCCATTGGGACAAATTGCCTTGGCCGACGTTATTGAGTGCCAGTTGCCTGTCTTTAG TTGCCAATTTACTGGGAAACTTCAGCGTCGCCCTGACTTACGATCTCTTTATTACTTTGGGCTTAATCACGGCAGTTCCAGTCTCCGCAG CCCTGGATGTGGTTTTATATGGGGCTCAGTTCGAGGGAATGAAACTGGCAGGGATTATTCTAATAGGGGTGGGATTTTTCCTCGTAATGTTCCCGGATAATTGGCCTGATTACATCACGCGTTTATTGAG AAGTATCATCATGTTAACACACAGTGCGAG GTGGACTAGGCGGAACCGTCATGGGACACTGGGTGGAATTCATAGGCGAGAAGTGATAGATTATAGGACGGGCTACATAAGGTCACACTTGAGGTCGCCCTCAGGTCGAGTGAGATGA
- the LOC136343600 gene encoding solute carrier family 35 member F3 isoform X4 has product MTRDNDIHTIFNPRASNRTRTPSVLITDEGVANVGPSFGHSDSVGSQPDSVEPLSPATPQGTVNGTANGTTVPPVGFRGKIKSCSASFCSRSARKIYFGIWVTICVTASWVGATHSIKYLYLRRPKDEDYDDPILVPHDTTDLNMTVVQTKYTVAYQAPFFTTWFVTNWTMLFFPLYFISRLSSKRCESMSDILTESIRDFRDKGFTAVRFMTRCSLFCLLWVGTNYMYILSLKILLATDVMALFATNVSIVYLLSWVILHEQFVGIRIMAVIICDTGVALLAYMDGITGSPTLGGVVLATSAAAGSGVYKVLFKKVIGDATYGQVALFFSLIGMLNAALLWPLSLGLFLTGVETLHWDKLPWPTLLSASCLSLVANLLGNFSVALTYDLFITLGLITAVPVSAALDVVLYGAQFEGMKLAGIILIGVGFFLVMFPDNWPDYITRLLRTTTRVIHGKKYHHVNTQCEVD; this is encoded by the exons ATGACCAGGGATAACGACATTCACACCATCTTCAATCCTAGAGCCTCCAATCGAACTCGCACCCCTAGCGTTTTGATTACAGATGAAGGGGTGGCTAATG TAGGTCCATCTTTTGGTCATTCCGACTCGGTGGGTAGTCAACCAGATTCAGTTGAACCATTATCACCTGCCACACCCCAAGGGACAGTCAATGGTACTGCCAATGGAACCACTGTTCCTCCAGTGGGATTTAGggggaaaataaaaagttgctCCGCGTCGTTTTGTTCCAGGTCTGCCAGAAAG aTATATTTCGGAATATGGGTCACTATATGTGTGACTGCATCCTGGGTTGGCGCCACCCATAGCatcaaatatttgtatttaagaCGCCCAAAGGACGAAGATTACGACGATCCCATTTTAGTGCCTCATGACACCACTGATTTGAATATGACTGTAGTTCAaaccaaatat ACGGTCGCATATCAGGCTCCGTTCTTCACCACCTGGTTCGTGACTAATTGGACAATGCTCTTTTTTCCCTTATATTTTATAAGTAGATTGAGTAGCAAGAGATGCGAGTCCATGTCCGACATTCTCACTGAAAGTATTAGGGATTTTCGGGATAAAGGATTCACTGCAG TCAGATTCATGACAAGATGCAGTTTGTTCTGCCTACTCTGGGTGGGCACTAATTACATGTACATTCTTTCCTTGAAAATCCTGCTGGCCACTGATGTTATGGCTTTATTTGCGACCAACGTCTCTATTGTCTACCTCCTAAGTTGGGTTATTTTGCACGAGCAATTTGTTGGTATTCGC ATTATGGCTGTGATAATATGTGACACTGGGGTAGCTCTACTGGCCTACATGGATGGTATCACTGGTAGTCCCACTCTTGGAGGGGTAGTGTTAGCCACTTCTGCTGCCGCAGGTTCAGGGGTGTATAAAGTGCTTTTTAAAAAg GTGATAGGAGACGCCACGTACGGCCAAGTAGCTCTATTCTTCTCACTCATAGGAATGTTGAATGCAGCTTTATTATGGCCGCTCAGCTTAGGATTGTTTCTAACAGGGGTGGAAACCCTCCATTGGGACAAATTGCCTTGGCCGACGTTATTGAGTGCCAGTTGCCTGTCTTTAG TTGCCAATTTACTGGGAAACTTCAGCGTCGCCCTGACTTACGATCTCTTTATTACTTTGGGCTTAATCACGGCAGTTCCAGTCTCCGCAG CCCTGGATGTGGTTTTATATGGGGCTCAGTTCGAGGGAATGAAACTGGCAGGGATTATTCTAATAGGGGTGGGATTTTTCCTCGTAATGTTCCCGGATAATTGGCCTGATTACATCACGCGTTTATTGAG AACAACAACTCGTGTCATCCATGGAAAG AAGTATCATCATGTTAACACACAGTGCGAG GTGGACTAG
- the LOC136343600 gene encoding solute carrier family 35 member F3 isoform X2 — protein sequence MTRDNDIHTIFNPRASNRTRTPSVLITDEGVANGPSFGHSDSVGSQPDSVEPLSPATPQGTVNGTANGTTVPPVGFRGKIKSCSASFCSRSARKIYFGIWVTICVTASWVGATHSIKYLYLRRPKDEDYDDPILVPHDTTDLNMTVVQTKYTVAYQAPFFTTWFVTNWTMLFFPLYFISRLSSKRCESMSDILTESIRDFRDKGFTAVRFMTRCSLFCLLWVGTNYMYILSLKILLATDVMALFATNVSIVYLLSWVILHEQFVGIRIMAVIICDTGVALLAYMDGITGSPTLGGVVLATSAAAGSGVYKVLFKKVIGDATYGQVALFFSLIGMLNAALLWPLSLGLFLTGVETLHWDKLPWPTLLSASCLSLVANLLGNFSVALTYDLFITLGLITAVPVSAALDVVLYGAQFEGMKLAGIILIGVGFFLVMFPDNWPDYITRLLRSIIMLTHSARWTRRNRHGTLGGIHRREVIDYRTGYIRSHLRSPSGRVR from the exons ATGACCAGGGATAACGACATTCACACCATCTTCAATCCTAGAGCCTCCAATCGAACTCGCACCCCTAGCGTTTTGATTACAGATGAAGGGGTGGCTAATG GTCCATCTTTTGGTCATTCCGACTCGGTGGGTAGTCAACCAGATTCAGTTGAACCATTATCACCTGCCACACCCCAAGGGACAGTCAATGGTACTGCCAATGGAACCACTGTTCCTCCAGTGGGATTTAGggggaaaataaaaagttgctCCGCGTCGTTTTGTTCCAGGTCTGCCAGAAAG aTATATTTCGGAATATGGGTCACTATATGTGTGACTGCATCCTGGGTTGGCGCCACCCATAGCatcaaatatttgtatttaagaCGCCCAAAGGACGAAGATTACGACGATCCCATTTTAGTGCCTCATGACACCACTGATTTGAATATGACTGTAGTTCAaaccaaatat ACGGTCGCATATCAGGCTCCGTTCTTCACCACCTGGTTCGTGACTAATTGGACAATGCTCTTTTTTCCCTTATATTTTATAAGTAGATTGAGTAGCAAGAGATGCGAGTCCATGTCCGACATTCTCACTGAAAGTATTAGGGATTTTCGGGATAAAGGATTCACTGCAG TCAGATTCATGACAAGATGCAGTTTGTTCTGCCTACTCTGGGTGGGCACTAATTACATGTACATTCTTTCCTTGAAAATCCTGCTGGCCACTGATGTTATGGCTTTATTTGCGACCAACGTCTCTATTGTCTACCTCCTAAGTTGGGTTATTTTGCACGAGCAATTTGTTGGTATTCGC ATTATGGCTGTGATAATATGTGACACTGGGGTAGCTCTACTGGCCTACATGGATGGTATCACTGGTAGTCCCACTCTTGGAGGGGTAGTGTTAGCCACTTCTGCTGCCGCAGGTTCAGGGGTGTATAAAGTGCTTTTTAAAAAg GTGATAGGAGACGCCACGTACGGCCAAGTAGCTCTATTCTTCTCACTCATAGGAATGTTGAATGCAGCTTTATTATGGCCGCTCAGCTTAGGATTGTTTCTAACAGGGGTGGAAACCCTCCATTGGGACAAATTGCCTTGGCCGACGTTATTGAGTGCCAGTTGCCTGTCTTTAG TTGCCAATTTACTGGGAAACTTCAGCGTCGCCCTGACTTACGATCTCTTTATTACTTTGGGCTTAATCACGGCAGTTCCAGTCTCCGCAG CCCTGGATGTGGTTTTATATGGGGCTCAGTTCGAGGGAATGAAACTGGCAGGGATTATTCTAATAGGGGTGGGATTTTTCCTCGTAATGTTCCCGGATAATTGGCCTGATTACATCACGCGTTTATTGAG AAGTATCATCATGTTAACACACAGTGCGAG GTGGACTAGGCGGAACCGTCATGGGACACTGGGTGGAATTCATAGGCGAGAAGTGATAGATTATAGGACGGGCTACATAAGGTCACACTTGAGGTCGCCCTCAGGTCGAGTGAGATGA